In Leguminivora glycinivorella isolate SPB_JAAS2020 chromosome 20, LegGlyc_1.1, whole genome shotgun sequence, the following proteins share a genomic window:
- the LOC125237152 gene encoding uncharacterized protein LOC125237152 — translation MNETEYEPLAFTYKNTKHLIQLVQARPCLWDRNAPDYKDRLARDRAWAQIFEDLAPQYKQANATAKHDLGITIMKKWYNIRDSYVKSLKPDYLGRRNRPYIHAELLRFLDDCYLEKINTSFPAAPKRNPEDYDEIETEQQDAEETEPWDQKVFVTLEEDPPQKRPRTEYPEIENRTNEDDIIAVLSNLIQREEDEDRSFFKSITPSVKKLSENSKIEFRIEVLKLIKKLRAKDNDDSKLEESENDSESE, via the exons ATGAATGAAACTG AATACGAACCCCTAGCCTTCACCTACAAGAACACAAAACACCTGATACAACTTGTCCAGGCCCGCCCCTGTCTCTGGGACAGAAACGCCCCTGACTACAAGGACAGGCTGGCGAGAGACCGCGCCTGGGCGCAGATATTCGAGGATCTGGCTCCGCAGTATAAACAAGCCAATGCTACCGCCAAACACGACCTGG GTATAACAATAATGAAGAAATGGTACAACATCAGGGATTCCTACGTGAAGTCTTTAAAACCGGACTACTTAGGTCGTCGAAACCGACCCTATATTCATGCTGAGCTGCTCAGATTCTTGGATGATTG CTATTTGGAAAAAATCAACACCAGCTTTCCAGCTGCACCAAAAAGGAATCCAGAAGACTACGATGAAATAGAAACAGAACAACAAGATGCAGAAGAAACAGAACCTTGGGACCAGAAAGTGTTCGTCACTCTAGAAGAAGATCCGCCACAGAAGAGACCAAGAACAGAATATCCAGAAATAGAAAATAGAACGAACGAAGATGATATAATAGCTGTTCTTTCTAATTTAATACAAAGAGAAGAGGATGAAGATAGATCGTTTTTCAAATCTATAACGCCGTCGGTTAAAAAGTTGTCTGAGAAttctaaaattgaatttagaattgaagttttgaagttgataaaGAAGTTGAGAGCGAAAGATAACGATGATAGCAAGCTTGAGGAATCGGAGAATGATAGTGAAAGTGAatga
- the LOC125236954 gene encoding uncharacterized protein LOC125236954, which yields MENYKELEKMASSETEESDDDTASEAKSSEDTNKDNKDRKVTSDYIVINGKPPSFPSENERERASEIGKPKKLINNIRPKKIFIPLRTKKPVIKKDTQIKLRNEKDEKESHSDESTSDKSNDSESEEISTEKPKIKKKVILVQVAKGKRNQHKDTSTTKPKDIASNEPKITKSKEANHESPSEEDKAIDNEVKKATYLRQAYEDACQQVVLRKCLRTLRAVLNDVCSKSRKCSSKYKDDFRNYGHEGCNEQFGNQKSSCRMGLELDDNTDSIPNEI from the exons ATGGAAAACTATAAAGAATTGGAGAAAATGGCTTCATCAGAAACTGAAGAATCTGATGATGACACGGCTTCTGAGGCTAAATCAAGCGAAGATACAAACAAGGACAATAAAGATAGAAAAGTTACGTCCGATTATATCGTAATAAATGGAAAACCTCCTTCATTTCCCAGTGAAAATGAAAGAGAACGTGCTAGTGAAATTGGAAAACCAAAAAAACTCATAAACAACATCCGTCCAAAGAAAATTTTTATTCCTCTCCGAACAAAAAAACCTGTTATAAAAAAAGATActcaaataaaattaagaaatgaaaaAGATGAGAAAGAATCTCATTCAGATGAAAGTACATCAGATAAATCCAATGATTCTGAAAGCGAAGAGATTTCTACTGAAAAgccaaaaattaagaaaaaagttaTACTTGTACAAGTGGCAAAAGGAAAAAGAAATCAACATAAAGATACTTCAACTACAAAGCCAAAGGATATTGCTTCCAATGAACCTAAG ATAACAAAATCGAAAGAAGCGAATCACGAGTCTCCTTCAGAAGAAGACAAAGCGATAGATAATGAAGTTAAGAAAGCTACATATTTACGACAAGCATATGAAGATGCTTGCCAACAAGTTGTACTTCGGAAGTGTTTAAGG ACATTAAGGGCTGTATTAAACGACGTATgttcaaaaagtagaaaatgtAGTTCCAAATATAAAGACGATTTCAGAAATTATGGTCACGAGGGTTGTAACGAACAGTTTGGTAATCAGAAATCTAGTTGCAGAATGGGACTGGAACTTGATGATAACACAG ACTCCATTCCAAACGAGATTTAG